In Deltaproteobacteria bacterium, a single window of DNA contains:
- a CDS encoding MarR family transcriptional regulator has protein sequence MKAIIEVSGKGTVFRTAATQVTAARKGRTPDFRLSFESARSLFAELTPARLDLLDTLRRIGPCSVYALAKSAERNYSNVHTDVARMEELGLIERTEGNEVSVPYESVEIILPLARTVA, from the coding sequence ATGAAAGCCATCATCGAGGTTTCCGGCAAAGGTACGGTCTTTCGTACCGCTGCAACTCAGGTCACCGCGGCTCGCAAAGGCCGCACTCCTGACTTTCGGCTCAGCTTTGAGTCGGCACGCTCACTGTTCGCAGAACTCACACCTGCGCGCCTCGATCTTTTAGACACGCTCCGCCGAATTGGTCCTTGTAGCGTTTATGCACTTGCCAAATCCGCAGAACGCAACTATTCGAATGTGCACACTGATGTCGCGCGAATGGAAGAACTCGGATTGATCGAACGCACGGAGGGCAACGAAGTATCGGTGCCCTACGAATCAGTTGAAATTATCCTGCCCCTGGCCCGCACAGTGGCATAG
- a CDS encoding ABC transporter substrate-binding protein has product MRRFTFILAAGIFAYFAAADNSDAQTPLEKLRLTYSAIGGSQASFWVPYEAGIFRKYGLDVELLYVAGGRRAAQVVQSGEVPIGVFTGGAVINSNLAGGDLVVIASSMNVMTFVVMARPEIRRVEDLKGKKIGVSRFGSATDFGLRYVEEQWPIKRQRDFTVLQMGGVTDVYNALRAGVLDAAVINAELAIIGRKEGFRELADIAKMGINFPTSSVITTRSYIKRNENTVRKFIRGFVDGVHYGKTQRAPTIKIMMKYLRSSDAAMFNELYDMYILQNIPRIPRPSPESLKTVLDQMAESDPRVASLKPEQFIDGRFFAELEKEGFIQKLWK; this is encoded by the coding sequence ATGAGACGATTCACTTTCATTCTGGCTGCCGGCATTTTTGCTTACTTCGCTGCTGCTGACAATAGCGATGCGCAAACGCCGCTGGAAAAACTGCGCTTGACCTACAGCGCCATCGGCGGTTCGCAAGCGTCGTTCTGGGTGCCCTATGAAGCCGGCATCTTTCGCAAATACGGTTTGGACGTCGAGTTGCTCTATGTCGCCGGCGGCCGCCGCGCCGCGCAAGTTGTCCAATCGGGCGAAGTGCCGATCGGCGTTTTCACCGGCGGCGCGGTGATCAATTCCAATCTCGCCGGCGGCGATCTGGTGGTCATCGCCAGCTCGATGAACGTGATGACTTTCGTCGTCATGGCGCGCCCGGAAATTCGCCGCGTGGAAGATTTAAAGGGCAAAAAGATCGGCGTGTCGCGCTTCGGCTCGGCCACCGACTTCGGTCTGCGCTACGTCGAAGAGCAGTGGCCGATCAAGCGCCAGCGCGATTTCACCGTGCTCCAAATGGGCGGCGTGACCGATGTTTACAACGCCCTGCGCGCCGGCGTGCTCGACGCCGCGGTGATCAACGCCGAGCTGGCGATCATCGGCCGCAAGGAGGGTTTCCGCGAGCTGGCCGACATCGCCAAAATGGGGATTAACTTTCCAACCTCGTCGGTGATCACCACGCGCAGTTACATCAAGCGCAACGAAAATACCGTGCGCAAATTCATCCGCGGCTTCGTCGACGGTGTGCACTACGGCAAAACTCAGCGCGCACCGACGATCAAGATTATGATGAAGTACCTGCGCAGCAGCGACGCGGCGATGTTCAACGAACTCTACGACATGTATATCTTGCAAAACATCCCGCGCATCCCGCGGCCATCGCCGGAATCCTTGAAGACCGTCCTCGACCAAATGGCCGAAAGCGATCCGCGCGTCGCCAGCCTCAAGCCGGAGCAGTTTATCGACGGGCGATTTTTCGCCGAGCTGGAGAAGGAAGGGTTTATTCAGAAGCTGTGGAAGTGA